A single window of Callithrix jacchus isolate 240 chromosome 6, calJac240_pri, whole genome shotgun sequence DNA harbors:
- the NCL gene encoding nucleolin isoform X2, which produces MAPPPKEVEEDSEDEEMSEEEEEEEEEDDSSGEEVVIPQKKGKKAAATPAKKVVVSPTKKVAVAPPAKKAAVTPGKKAAATPAKKTVTLAKAVATPGKKGATPGKALVATPGKKGAAIPAKGAKNGKNAKKEDSDEEEDDSEEDEDDDDDEDDDEFEPAVVKAAAAAPASEDEDDEDDEDDDEEDEDDEDDSEEEAMETTPAKGKKAAKAVPVSVKAKNVAEDEDEEDDEDEDDDEDDDEDEEEDDEDEEEEEEEEEPVKEASGKRKKEMTKQKAAPEAKKQKVEGTEPTTAFNLFVGNLNFNKSAPELKTGISDVFAKNDLAVVDVRIGMTRKFGYVDFESAEDLEKALELTGLKVFGNEIKLEKPKGKDSKKERDARTLLAKNLPYKVTQDELKEVFEDAAEIRLVSKDGKSKGIAYIEFKTEADAEKTFEEKQGTEIDGRSISLYYTGEKGQNQDYRGGKNSTWSGESKTLVLSNLSYSATEETLQEVFEKATFIKVPQNQNGKSKGYAFIEFASFEDAKEALNSCNKREIEGRAIRLELQGPRGSPNARSQPSKTLFVKGLSEDTTEETLKESFDGSVRARIVTDRETGSSKGFGFVDFNSEEDAKAAKEAMEDGEIDGNKVTLDWAKPKGEGGFGGRGGGRGGFGGRGGGRGGRGGFGGRGRGGFGGRGGFRGGRGGGGDHKPQGKKTKFE; this is translated from the exons GTTGTCATACCTCAAAAGAAAGGCAAGAAGGCTGCTGCAACCCCAGCAAAGAAAGTGGTAGTTTCCCCAACAAAAAAGGTTGCAGTTGCCCCACCGGCCAAGAAAGCAGCTGTCACTCCAGGCAAAAAGGCAGCAGCAACACCTGCCAAGAAGACAGTTACACTGGCCAAAGCAGTCGCCACACCTGGCAAGAAGGGAGCCACACCAGGCAAAGCATTGGTAGCAACTCCTGGTAAGAAGGGTGCTGCCATCCCAGCCAAGGGGGCAAAGAATGGCAAGAATGCCAAGAAGGAAGACAGTGATGAAGAGGAGGATGACAGTGAGGAAGATGaggatgatgacgatgatgaggatgatgatgaatTTGAACCAGCAGTGGTGAAAGCAGCAGCTGCTGCCCCTGCCTCAGAGGATGAGGACGATgaggatgatgaagatgatgatgaggaggatgaggatgatGAAGATG ACTCTGAAGAAGAAGCTATGGAGACTACGCCAGCCAAAGGAAAGAAAGCTGCAAAAGCTGTTCCTGTTTCTGTGAAAGCCAAGAACGTAgctgaagatgaagatgaagaggaTGATGAGGACgaggatgatgatgaagatgatgatgaggatgaggaggaagatgatgaggacgaggaggaagaagaggaagaagaag AGCCTGTCAAAGAAGCATCTGGAAAACGAAAGAAGGAAATGACCAAACAGAAAGCAGCTCCTGAAGCCAAGAAACAGAAGGTGGAAG GCACAGAACCGACCACGGCTTTCAATCTCTTTGTTGGAAACCTAAACTTTAACAAATCTGCTCCTGAATTAAAAACTGGTATCAGTGATGTTTTTGCTAAAAATGATCTTGCTGTTGTGGATGTCAGAATTGGTATGACTAG GAAATTTGGTTATGTGGATTTTGAATCTGCTGAAGACCTGGAAAAAGCCTTGGAACTTACTGGTTTGAAAGTCTTTGGCAATGAAATTAAACTAGagaaaccaaaaggaaaagaCAGTAAGAAAG aaCGAGATGCGAGAACACTTTTGGCTAAAAATCTCCCTTACAAAGTCACTCAGGATGAATTAAAAGAAGTGTTTGAAGATGCTGCGGAGATCAGATTAGTCAGCAAGGATGGGAAAAGTAAAGG GATTGCTTATATTGAATTTAAGACAGAAGCTGATGCAGAGAAAACCTTTGAAGAAAAGCAGGGAACAGAGATTGATGGGCGATCTATTTCCCTGTATTATACTGGAGAGAAAGGTCAAAATCAAGACTATAGAGGTGGAAAGAATAGCACTTGGAGTG GTGAATCAAAAACACTGGTTTTAAGCAACCTCTCCTACAGTGCAACAGAAGAAACTCTTCAGGAAGTATTTGAAAAAGCAACTTTTATCAAAGTACCCCAGAACCAAAATGGCAAATCTAAAGG GTATGCATTTATAGAGTTTGCTTCATTTGAAGATGCTAAAGAAGCTTTAAATTCCTGTAATAAAAGGGAAATTGAGGGCAGAGCCATCAGGCTGGAGTTGCAAGGACCCAGGGGATCGCCTAATGCCAGAAGCC AGCCATCCAAAACACTGTTTGTCAAAGGCCTGTCTGAGGATACCACTGAAGAGACATTAAAGGAGTCATTTGACGGCTCTGTTCGGGCAAGGATAGTCACTGACCGGGAAACTGGGTCCTCCAAAGG GTTTGGGTTTGTAGACTTCAACAGTGAGGAGGATGCCAAAGCTGCCAAGGAGGCCATGGAAGATGGTGAAATTGATGGAAATAAAGTTACCTTGGACTGGGCCAAACCTAAGGGTGAAGGTGGCTTTGGGGGTCGtggtggaggcagaggtggctttggaggccgaggtggtggcagaggaggccgaggaggatttGGTGGCAGAGGCCGGGGAGGCTTTGGAG GGCGAGGTGGCTtccgaggaggcagaggaggaggaggtgaccACAAGCCACAAGGAAAGAAGACGAAGTTTGAATAG
- the NCL gene encoding nucleolin isoform X1, protein MVKLAKAGKNQGDPKKMAPPPKEVEEDSEDEEMSEEEEEEEEEDDSSGEEVVIPQKKGKKAAATPAKKVVVSPTKKVAVAPPAKKAAVTPGKKAAATPAKKTVTLAKAVATPGKKGATPGKALVATPGKKGAAIPAKGAKNGKNAKKEDSDEEEDDSEEDEDDDDDEDDDEFEPAVVKAAAAAPASEDEDDEDDEDDDEEDEDDEDDSEEEAMETTPAKGKKAAKAVPVSVKAKNVAEDEDEEDDEDEDDDEDDDEDEEEDDEDEEEEEEEEEPVKEASGKRKKEMTKQKAAPEAKKQKVEGTEPTTAFNLFVGNLNFNKSAPELKTGISDVFAKNDLAVVDVRIGMTRKFGYVDFESAEDLEKALELTGLKVFGNEIKLEKPKGKDSKKERDARTLLAKNLPYKVTQDELKEVFEDAAEIRLVSKDGKSKGIAYIEFKTEADAEKTFEEKQGTEIDGRSISLYYTGEKGQNQDYRGGKNSTWSGESKTLVLSNLSYSATEETLQEVFEKATFIKVPQNQNGKSKGYAFIEFASFEDAKEALNSCNKREIEGRAIRLELQGPRGSPNARSQPSKTLFVKGLSEDTTEETLKESFDGSVRARIVTDRETGSSKGFGFVDFNSEEDAKAAKEAMEDGEIDGNKVTLDWAKPKGEGGFGGRGGGRGGFGGRGGGRGGRGGFGGRGRGGFGGRGGFRGGRGGGGDHKPQGKKTKFE, encoded by the exons GTTGTCATACCTCAAAAGAAAGGCAAGAAGGCTGCTGCAACCCCAGCAAAGAAAGTGGTAGTTTCCCCAACAAAAAAGGTTGCAGTTGCCCCACCGGCCAAGAAAGCAGCTGTCACTCCAGGCAAAAAGGCAGCAGCAACACCTGCCAAGAAGACAGTTACACTGGCCAAAGCAGTCGCCACACCTGGCAAGAAGGGAGCCACACCAGGCAAAGCATTGGTAGCAACTCCTGGTAAGAAGGGTGCTGCCATCCCAGCCAAGGGGGCAAAGAATGGCAAGAATGCCAAGAAGGAAGACAGTGATGAAGAGGAGGATGACAGTGAGGAAGATGaggatgatgacgatgatgaggatgatgatgaatTTGAACCAGCAGTGGTGAAAGCAGCAGCTGCTGCCCCTGCCTCAGAGGATGAGGACGATgaggatgatgaagatgatgatgaggaggatgaggatgatGAAGATG ACTCTGAAGAAGAAGCTATGGAGACTACGCCAGCCAAAGGAAAGAAAGCTGCAAAAGCTGTTCCTGTTTCTGTGAAAGCCAAGAACGTAgctgaagatgaagatgaagaggaTGATGAGGACgaggatgatgatgaagatgatgatgaggatgaggaggaagatgatgaggacgaggaggaagaagaggaagaagaag AGCCTGTCAAAGAAGCATCTGGAAAACGAAAGAAGGAAATGACCAAACAGAAAGCAGCTCCTGAAGCCAAGAAACAGAAGGTGGAAG GCACAGAACCGACCACGGCTTTCAATCTCTTTGTTGGAAACCTAAACTTTAACAAATCTGCTCCTGAATTAAAAACTGGTATCAGTGATGTTTTTGCTAAAAATGATCTTGCTGTTGTGGATGTCAGAATTGGTATGACTAG GAAATTTGGTTATGTGGATTTTGAATCTGCTGAAGACCTGGAAAAAGCCTTGGAACTTACTGGTTTGAAAGTCTTTGGCAATGAAATTAAACTAGagaaaccaaaaggaaaagaCAGTAAGAAAG aaCGAGATGCGAGAACACTTTTGGCTAAAAATCTCCCTTACAAAGTCACTCAGGATGAATTAAAAGAAGTGTTTGAAGATGCTGCGGAGATCAGATTAGTCAGCAAGGATGGGAAAAGTAAAGG GATTGCTTATATTGAATTTAAGACAGAAGCTGATGCAGAGAAAACCTTTGAAGAAAAGCAGGGAACAGAGATTGATGGGCGATCTATTTCCCTGTATTATACTGGAGAGAAAGGTCAAAATCAAGACTATAGAGGTGGAAAGAATAGCACTTGGAGTG GTGAATCAAAAACACTGGTTTTAAGCAACCTCTCCTACAGTGCAACAGAAGAAACTCTTCAGGAAGTATTTGAAAAAGCAACTTTTATCAAAGTACCCCAGAACCAAAATGGCAAATCTAAAGG GTATGCATTTATAGAGTTTGCTTCATTTGAAGATGCTAAAGAAGCTTTAAATTCCTGTAATAAAAGGGAAATTGAGGGCAGAGCCATCAGGCTGGAGTTGCAAGGACCCAGGGGATCGCCTAATGCCAGAAGCC AGCCATCCAAAACACTGTTTGTCAAAGGCCTGTCTGAGGATACCACTGAAGAGACATTAAAGGAGTCATTTGACGGCTCTGTTCGGGCAAGGATAGTCACTGACCGGGAAACTGGGTCCTCCAAAGG GTTTGGGTTTGTAGACTTCAACAGTGAGGAGGATGCCAAAGCTGCCAAGGAGGCCATGGAAGATGGTGAAATTGATGGAAATAAAGTTACCTTGGACTGGGCCAAACCTAAGGGTGAAGGTGGCTTTGGGGGTCGtggtggaggcagaggtggctttggaggccgaggtggtggcagaggaggccgaggaggatttGGTGGCAGAGGCCGGGGAGGCTTTGGAG GGCGAGGTGGCTtccgaggaggcagaggaggaggaggtgaccACAAGCCACAAGGAAAGAAGACGAAGTTTGAATAG